In Besnoitia besnoiti strain Bb-Ger1 chromosome I, whole genome shotgun sequence, the genomic window ATCAGGTACTGGAGCATCAGTTGGGTGCCTAGTCCGCTCGTTTAAGAATGGACCTCGCTTGAACAGCTCAGTAGCTGCACCAAAATTGGAAACAGCTCGCCTCCCATGGTGACTTGAAATCCGTGGCAAGTTCGAATTGGCAACAGCGCATGCTCTCCTCGACGGGCATGCCAGTATTGATGATTCCGGTCCGTCACTATGGCTGTTTCCGCAGAACGGTTTGACGCCGCTGCATCGCGCAGCACAGTCTGGCAGCTTTGCGGCTTTGCAGCTTCTCCTAAAAAATGGGGCTGACCCCCGCTGCTCAGCGAAAGTGAGGGCGTGGCACATCTACCGTCGTAAGATGAGCTAGTGAACCGCGATCGAGCTACTCAGGGTATGGCGGATCTCCAGGCCCGGAGGGCTTCTACCAAGGCAGTACAGCGTGTGCCTAGGTCGATGAGTCTGTTCAGTGGGCTTGAATGTGTGGAGTTTCAGGTGTTCACTGCGAAGCTCTTTCTTCCAGCAGCCAAGAGTCGCGGTGGAACCATCGTTCTAGTGGGCAGTATTCGCTAGGTTTATGAGGCTATTCAAACTAACGCAGTGAAATCTGTTTTGGCGGTGTGTGCTTTCAGAATGGCGACACTCCTCTTCATATCGCTGCGTTTCATAGGAACGCGGAAGCGGTGAAATTCCTGCTCAGCACGGATGCAAAGGTGGATATAAACAAGCAAACTAAGGATGTGAGTACGCATTTCATTGGTGGTCGGAACTTCTAGGGGTGCGTTCGTCTTAGTGTTgtccagctgcagctgccgggGCGATTCGGGCCGAGAGGTATTATGCTACATGGAAAGGCAAACTGCCATGCCTAAGGGCCTGGTGATACTGTGAGGAAAAAGTAGTGGATGAATTCACGCGTAGAAGTGAATGAGGGAAACGAAGCCCATCTCCCTTACACGTTCGTGTGGTCGCCACCCTGCGCTGGTGTAAATCATTCTTTCGCAAAATTCCGGGAACGTTTGCGTGGCCAAACAGCCAGAATTCCCGCCGTCCTAAGAATATGTGTAACGTAGCCAGGCGCAGGCCGGAGTCCACCTCTGCTGgagcgcacgccgcggcagaTCGTAGAGCCGCTGCATGAAGGGACTCGTGGCACAGGGAGCCTGGCTGCCGATTTGATGGTGGCAGGTTGGGATGTGTGTGCGTGCTTGTGTTGTTCCCGCATCTACAGCATGGAATGACGCCGCTGCATGTCGCAGTCTACAGGGGATGCCCCGAAATCGTCGACCTCCTCCTGGCGGCTGGTGCCGACCCAGACCTGCTTGCAAAAGTAGGTCGTAGATGCGTGTCGATGCTCCAGGCAGGCTCTTCAGGGGCGTGTATGCATAAttgccgaggcggcgcaaTGTGCAATTCATAGAAACGCAATATGGATGAAGACCTTCCGTGTATTAGCATTCGGACCAGTGAGACCAAAACATAGACATGACACTGGTATCCGACACTGGGTTCTCTAACTCTTCGTGTGATTGTTTCCACGCTGGTAATCGCGTCCTGTCGCGTGGGCATGGGGACGCCAGCAAGGCAGGGAAGGGGGAGGGGCTGTTGGCGAATACTGGTGTTACCGCGTACGCCGTTGTACAAGAAGATCTGTTATCTGCGTCCCGAAAGTGCTTGGCGGCACATGCTGTTTTGCGGTTTCGTTTTTTCGTAGGGCCAGACGGCAGTCAACTTGGCTGAATTCTGGGATACTCAGGAATCGCAAGGACGCTCTTCACCCTCTGCCAAGCACCACGATACCCTTCTCCTGCTCCAGACCCGGCTCAAGAAAGCCACTCTGTGATTACAATAACAGGGCACTTGAGGAGCCCGAGCGTGGCGGGGCAAACTTCCCGGGGAACGCTGACACAAGCGCAGTGGCATGTTTCCCATGGATTATGCGCGTGGCTGTAGTAGCCAACAACTCGATTTGTTACGTTCAATATTGAAAAGGATACGTCCCATGGGCCTTTGTGGCACCGTCCGTTCCTAGCCTATTTAGAGTAAGCAAAACCCTCCGCAACGCCGAAACGAAGGTATCCAACCCTCCCGTCTGTCGGGAAGCTGCACGTCTCCACTGATACCTTCGACAGTTGTGACCCTTTTAGTAGCTGGGAAAGTCGTGGGACTTTTCAGGTGGCTTCTAGTGAAGCCTAACGGAAGGGACAACTGCCGTACGGCAGGTAGCACGAGAAAAAATCTACACGTGGTACCGTCGTCCAAAAcgagctctgcggcagcaCGGCTCGTTGCTCAGGCAGGAAAACACTATTCTTGCGGCACAGCTTAATTCTTCCGCGTGTTTATCTCCAGCAGCTCGTAGACAGGCTTCCTCTTAGAACTCCTGAGACACGCCAGGTTTACCCTTCTTTGACTTGCTCTGCTTGGGGAGCAGAACAGCGTGGACGTGAGGCATCACACCACCGCTCGCGATTGTCACGCCTCCGAGAAACTTGCTGAGTTCTTCGTCATTGCGGACGGCGAGTTGAATGTGGCGGGGAATGATACGTGTTTTCTTGTGGTCGCGTGCGGCATTGCCCGCCAACTCCAGGATTTCCGCGCAGAGGTACTCCAGCACCGCTGCAAGGTAGACGGGTGCACCCACGCCAACCCGTTTCGCAAAACGTCCCTTCTTCAAATATCTTCCAATACGGGACACCGGGAACTGCAGACCAGCCTTGGCCGAGCGCGACATTTTCTTGCCGCTGCTGGTCTTCTTGCGACCTCCGGCACCTTTGGACGACATTTTGGGTAAGGGAACACAGGGAAACGTTACACACGGGTAAACCGGTAATCGAGCAGCGTCGCCCTTTGTAAAATCAGTTATCGTGCTTCTTGACACACAAGGAGTTTCCTATGGAAGCAAATATCTGAGTCCGCAGAAGTGATTGGCAATCTTCTGAGATTTTAGCATCCGCTGGTGACTGCCCCGCCACCCAAGTGGTCGTGTCTGCACCTGGCTGCGACGGGGTGGGAACAAGCCCCTCGTGTTTCTGCCACCCAtcgcgctgccgcacacccatcggcggcgcagcactGAAGAGTGCCAAAAGAGTCAACCTCCTCTGCTAATTTCTGTCTAACTGTGTTACCTCCCGCCTGGATGCGTTTTCGTCTTGCTACGTGAGTTCAGCGTGAGTCGCCATGGGTGAGAGTTTTCTAATGGCTGCAACGCAGGGTTGTATGCAGCTGGGTTAAGCTGGCCTATCGCAATGGCACTGAAGGCTGTTGCGACCGGGAACGCGTATTAATTCTCTCACAGCGGGATGGCGGGTCGTAAGCTGCGCTGTCTCAAAAGGCTAGCGTGTCTTCCACCGGTGTTCGTTCGTGCACGCGACAAAGAGACTAGTCTGTTGGCGTTTCGTCCATACCGTTTCCGCTATCTAATTCTTGAATACCAAAGTAGTCTGAAGAGGACAACGAGACTTCCTCTGTGCCGTCCGAGGCACGCAAGCGCAAGTTGTCGACACCTTTGGTGTCGGACTTATATGTACATAAGGTTGTCTGACAGCAGCTCTGTGCGAAGCCCATAGTATTGACGTTATAGGTAGCTGCAACAGACGGACCAGGTGTGTGCGTTTGTTTGATGGGGCGGGTGGGGGGGCAAGAAATTCGGCTAATTGGCTTTGATAGGCCGCCGTAGTCAACTGGACAGACAACCCCGTGGCTCCTGTCACGCTGTAATGAGCCATCCCACCGGTGCAGCAGTCCCGAAACGGGGGGGTAGTAGGTAGTGAAACAAACTGGTGTGGGCCAAATAGCTCTACTTCCACATTCTATGGCAACATGGGCGTTCAAGAGCTCTTCTGCAGGCATCAGGAGTCGTTCTGCTGAGGTCCACGTAGCGCGCTCCAAAATTGCACTGGTCCATGGCTTTAACACGTTTCAGTTCTTGACATGCGTATGCTGGCCCCCCACCTCAGGAAAGAAGTGCCCACGCTGCGTTATGGTGGTCGTGACATGAGTGCACAGATCGAGTCCATGTCTTTGAGGTCCTCGTCGAACGGGCGCGGATGGCAGGTGGCTGCTTCCAGAGCTGCTGCAGTCTCATGGAGGACCAATTCTGGCTTCGGTTCCGAATTCACACTGCTTGTAAAGCCCAATACACAAGCACGGTGAATTTTGTCACAGCGCGCAGCATCAGCCTGCTTCCAAAACAGCCCCACTTAGCTTATGGAAGGCACCGGAACCGTACCACGAACACACGAGACGCGCTTGTGACATCCCGTTAGCTACCGCTCCGCAACGTCGCACTACTACAGCCACGGGGGATACCAGCACTATCGTCTCTGCCTCTACTGTCAGATTTCCGTAGTCCGTTCAGCTCACGACAGCTAACAGAAAAGGACGGCGTGAACAACGCTCCGCACTGGGAACGGATGCGTAGGCGGCAAGTGCGAACATGATTGAAACAACTACTACTACCGCTGCAGATGCAGAGCGGGGCACAGAAGCCTTCCAGGGATCGAATTTAGTACACTGTGGTGAGCGGCATGTAGCACAGTCTTTCCAACAGTGGCGAATCAAGACCGTGACGTTGttgggggggaaggggggggggaaggggaaGGGCAGCGAGGTTCGAAGGCCCGTGGGATCGTGAGAACAAGTGAAGCCGTTGGCCTTTTTTTGAACGCAAGCGCCGTTGAGGCTTCACCTGGCAGCGAGCTGACGCTTGTGCCCTGGGTTGCTTGCTCCACTCGCGAAACGGAGCAGAGAAAGCCGTCGCTGGAGACGGCAACAATTTGCTTACTCTAAATTCCCTCCCAGCACTCTGCCATATGCAGGAAGCGCTCATCCACCATCGTAGATTCCAACGTGATTACTACCAGCCAGCACTTCGGAGTGCCGTTGCTGGAACGCCCTACGTGAACACGTGGGCGAGTTTGGGGGCTTGGGTGCGTGTCGATTCACACCTCTAAATAGTTAGAGATGTCCGCTCCGCTGTATGCGATGCATTTAGCACATTCTCCGCACTACCATCTCTGGGTTCTAGCGTCGGCTCCTCAAATATCGTCGAGCGGACAGCTCTGTGCAGTGAACGAGCAACGGGATCACTGTTACGAAGGTATGTGCCTGGCGTGGCACTGTATCACTCCCTACGGCCGGAGTTACAACCCTGCCCCCATCCCCAGACCCTTCGCGGCTGACTTGACTACCACGAGAAAAAAAGATCCAATATCTGCAGTGCCTCAATCGTGCCACTGAAAGTAGCCCTGCCTGCCTGGGAAAGCCTTACCACAAGCGATGCCTGAAATGAGGAACAAAAATGCATGGAATCGTTCCATCCGCGAGCCCAGTAAAAAACCGCAGACAGATCCACGATAGCCGAAATACCCGACAATTAATGCTTGCAGAGGCTGAAGCAGGACATATGGATGCTTTCCGCGGTAAATATCCATTCGCTGCCCTTTTTTTCTCGGATCCACTTTCACCGAGCCCGGCAGCTGGGCCTCCACATGCtccgtgtctctctgctgcaggctTTCTCGGAGAAAAGTCGGTCGCATGATGCAATTTTGTCATCTTCAGCCCTTCTGTGACGCTGCAAGTCAGGAACGCATGCAGTAAAAGCTCGCACAAAAACGCACGGCCCCGGCGTACTGTGACACTCGTACACCTCACATGCGACGCTTGGGCGCCTTTGAGGGGCTGCGCCGAAaaacgcggcgcctctgtggGGGGAAGAGAAGCAGGAGGGAGACCATCGGactgacgccgccgcgctttcCGCCGCGTTCTTGAAGTCCCCATTTTACccgttctccttctcttttccGTTTGCGCGTGCCCCCTGGGAGGCCGTTTCTCTTCTCGACTTCTTCGTACGGCGGCTGTCTTCCGccattttcttctt contains:
- a CDS encoding putative ankyrin (encoded by transcript BESB_002310), whose amino-acid sequence is MVLCCAGGGRKEGEDVWSDLSNAAYTGNVARMMQQINTGSSVNGADQNGLTPLHRAAQSGSFAALQLLLKNGADPRCSAKNGDTPLHIAAFHRNAEAVKFLLSTDAKVDINKQTKDHGMTPLHVAVYRGCPEIVDLLLAAGADPDLLAKGQTAVNLAEFWDTQESQGRSSPSAKHHDTLLLLQTRLKKATL
- a CDS encoding histone H2AX (encoded by transcript BESB_002320), yielding MSSKGAGGRKKTSSGKKMSRSAKAGLQFPVSRIGRYLKKGRFAKRVGVGAPVYLAAVLEYLCAEILELAGNAARDHKKTRIIPRHIQLAVRNDEELSKFLGGVTIASGGVMPHVHAVLLPKQSKSKKGKPGVSQEF